A single region of the Oenococcus kitaharae DSM 17330 genome encodes:
- a CDS encoding flavodoxin domain-containing protein: MQIDIIYTTITGNSETIVTALDDEFFKQGYEADIHEFEETELSDLNKSDIVVIVPYTYDKGTVPDESMDFFDDLNTADWSNKVCGVIGSGDKFYGKDYGKAVEKFADQVKKAGANLATAPVKIQLAIDDDDLPTIHKFVSELLAAKN; this comes from the coding sequence ATGCAGATAGATATCATTTACACAACGATTACAGGAAATAGTGAAACCATCGTCACAGCCTTGGACGATGAATTTTTCAAACAAGGTTATGAGGCCGATATTCATGAATTTGAGGAGACTGAGCTTTCCGACTTAAACAAGTCGGATATCGTTGTTATCGTTCCCTATACTTACGATAAAGGCACCGTGCCCGATGAATCAATGGACTTTTTTGACGATTTAAATACAGCAGACTGGTCAAACAAGGTCTGCGGTGTCATCGGATCCGGGGATAAATTTTATGGCAAAGACTACGGCAAAGCGGTCGAAAAGTTTGCCGATCAAGTCAAAAAAGCCGGCGCTAATCTCGCGACAGCACCGGTGAAAATCCAGTTGGCAATTGACGATGATGATTTGCCAACGATTCATAAATTTGTCAGCGAACTACTGGCCGCCAAAAATTAA